Genomic window (Lynx canadensis isolate LIC74 chromosome D3, mLynCan4.pri.v2, whole genome shotgun sequence):
ttccctgggttatttgtttttcgggtgtggagtttggtgagctctttatagattttacatactagccctttgtccgatatgtcatttgcaaatatcttttcccattctgttcgttgccttttagttttgttggttgtttcctttgctgtgcagaagctttttatcttcataaggtcccagtagttcatttttgcttttaattcccttgcctttggggatgtgtcgagtaagagattgctacagctgaggtcagagaggtcttttcctgctttctcctctcgggttttgatggtttcctgtctcacattcaggtcctttatccattttgagtttatttttgtgaatggtgtgagaaagtggtctagtttcaaccttctgcatgttgctgtccagttctcccagcaccatttgttaaagagactgtcttttttccattggatgttctttcctgctttgtcaaagattacttggccatatgtttgtgggtctagttctggggtttctattctgttccattggtctgtgtgtctgtttttgtgccaataccatgctgtcttgatgacgacagctttgtagtagaggctaaagtctggaattgtgatgcctcctgctttggtcttcttcttcaaaatgactttggctattcgggaccttttgtggttccatatgaattttaggattgcttgttctaatttcaagaagaatgctggtgcaattttgattgggattgcattgaatgtgtagatagctttgggtagtattgacgttttgacaatatttattcttccaatccatgagcagggaatgtctttccatttctttatatcttcttcaattaccttcataagctttctatagttttcagcatacagatcttttacatctttggttagatttatccctaggtattttatgcctcttggtgcaattgtgaatgggatcagtttctttatttgtctttctgttgcttcattgttagtgtataggaatgcaactcatttctgtacattgactttgtatcctgcaattttgctgaattcatgtatcagttctagcagacttttggtggagtctatcggattttccacgtataatatcatgtcatctgcaaaaagcgaaagcttgacttcatctttgccaattttgatgcctttgatttccttttgttgtctgattgctgatgctagaacttccagcactatgttaaacaacagcggtgagagtgggcatccctgacgtgttcctgatctcagggaaaaagctctcagtttttccccattgaggatgatgttaactgtgggcttttcataaatggcttttatgatctttaagtatgttccttctatccccactttctcaagggtttttattaagaaagggtgctggattttgtcaaagacgttttctgcatcgattgacaggatcatatggttcttctcttttttttattaatgtgatgtatcacgttgattgatttgtgaatgttgaaccagccctgcatcccaggaatgaatcccacttggtcatggtgaataattctttttatatgctgttgaattcgatttgctagtatcttattgagaactttgcatccatattcatcagggatattggcctgtagttctctttttttactgggtctctgtctggtttaggaatcaaagtaatactggcttcatagaaggagtctggaagttttccttccctttctatttcttggaatagcttgagaaggataggtattatctctgctttaaacgtctggtagaactcccctgggaagccatctggtcctggactcttatttgttgggagatttttgataaccgattcaatttcttcgctggttatgggtctgttcaagctttctatttcctcctgattgagttttggaagcttgtgggtgttcaggaatttgcccatttctgccaggttgtccaatttgttggcaaataatttttcatagtattccctgataattgtttgtatctctgagggattggttgtaataattccattttcattcgtgattttatctatttgggtcatctcccttttctttttgagaagcctggctagaggtttgtcaattttgtttattttttgaaaaaaccaactcttggtttcgttgatctgctctaccgttttttttagatgctatattgtttatttctgctctgatctttattatttgtcttcttctgctgggtttaggctgcctttgatgttctgcttctagttcctttaggtgtgctgttagattttgtatttgggatttttcttgtttcttgagataggcctggattgcaatgtattttcctctcaggatggccttcgctgcatcccaacgcgtttggattgttgtattttcattttcatttgtttccatatattttttaatttcttctctaattgcctggttgacccactcattctttagtagggtgttctttaacctccatgcttttggaggttttccagactttttcctgtggttgatttcaagcttcatggcattgtggtctgaaagtatgcatggtataatttcagttcttgtaaacttatgaaggactgttttgtgacccagtatatgatctatcttggagaatgttccatgtgcactcgagaagaaagtatattctgttgctttgggatgcagagttctaaatatatctgtcaagtccatctgatccaatgtctcattcagggcccttatttctttattgaccgtgtctctagatgatctatccatttctgtaagtggagtgttaaagtcccctgcaattaccacattcttatcaataaggttgcttatgtttatgagtaattgttgtatatatttgggggctccggtattcggcgcatagacatttataattgttagctcttcctgatggtagaccctgtaattattatataatgcccttcttcatctcgttacagcctttaatttaaagtctagtttgtctgatataagtatggctactccagctttcttttgacttccagtagcatgataaatagttctccatcccctcactctcaatctaaaggtgtcgtcagatctaaaatgagtgtcttgtagacagcaaatagatgggtcttgtttttttatccattctgataccctatgtcttttggttggtgcatttaatccatttacatccagtgttattatagaaagatacgggtttagagtcattgtgatgtctgtatgttttatgcttgtagtgatgtctctggtactttgtctcacaggatcccccttaggatctcttgtagggctggtttagtggtgacaaattccttcagtttttgtttgtttgggaagacctttatctctccttctattctaaatgacagacttgctggataaaggattctcggctgcatattttttctgtttaacacactgaagatctcgtgccaatcctttatggcctgccaagtttcaaaagagagatcagtcacgagtcttataggtctccctttatatgtgagggcacgtttatcaatgggcaaatttttttaataaaaaaataaaattccctttaTTTATATCAAACTCAGTTTGGCTAATGTGAGAGAATAGGTATTAGAAAAGGAGAAGGGGTGGGAGgcaaaagagaagggaggagaagaggaaaaaaatggagcaCAGGGGCTGCTGGAGAAGGACTGGGGAACAGAAGGAAATGGAATCTACATGGTGATAGAAGATAAAAGGAATGTTTTGTCTGCTTCATTTTATCTAGACTGAAGGTGGAGAAGAAGTAGACTAGATCAAATTTTAAGTTCTAAACTATATTCTTGAATTCCCAATACCCATCCTCTCCTCATACAAAAGGCATTTTCTGAAGGATGGAGAATCCTATCCTGACACAGTAGACACCATTCTCAAATTGAAGGCCAGAGGGTCTTCCTGAATTGAAAGGAAGAGCCTTTAGAGTCTTCCTTAATTAGAAGCCATGTCATTTCTAGGCCATGTGACAGCTTCACCTGGAGAAGTGTAGAGTTCTGAAACCAATCTTTCAGAGCCTTTCAGGCTTTGATAACTCAAAAATAAGCGATGAGCTCATTTTGGAAATGCTACATTCCTTTTatgaaatgatacagaaaaactGGTGGAAAATAACTAACAGTGGTATTTTTGATTGACATTCTAGACCCACACAAACATTAGTAATCTAGATAAcgagattaataaaataatctggAATTAAGAATCTATAATTAAGAAACTAGATAAAATCAAATCCCAGGGTACATATTTTACTATAGAATTTATTCGCACTTCACAATGCCTGATTTAGGAGCAATTGTAGAAATATACTTGTGTTTTGAGATGAAAAACACACATTGCTGTTGTGCTAGAGAAATACTTTATAAAGATGGGCAGGAAGAGGCCCTGTGTTTGGATGTGTACATTATAGAGTACTTGTGAACACCTTCACCCTACCATTTCCTCTTAAATGTTTAGGAGAACAGCTGAGCCATTCTCTCCATAATGTAGACATGGTTCAACAAATGGAATTCTCAGGTCAGTTCCTCTATCTACAGACTTTAAATGTGATACAGAAGCCACTAGCTTTATAGCACACCAGCGATGAACTCAAGATGTAGCTATAATTAGGACTTGGAAACACAGACGAAAGACAGAAGGaatcttcagtttcctttacCATAACTTTGAAAATAGAAAACGGGTGCCATCTTGTGGTTATTTTAATAAGGTCGCTCTTAAACAATGACTTTCTGGAGAGGCAACTTAACAAAATctcctatttctttctccttgaaaatactgttaaaattatctttcttaaACTCTTGGACTTGGTACTCTTACAATCTGGAGATTTCATTAAAATGCTAGACCTACCCACATAAAAACACAATCACAATAATATTAGGTGACTACCAACCATGAAAAACATGGCAAGCAATTTTCATAATTCTTAAGAACCGCTCAAGACCTGCCTCTCGGTTGCGAGCATGTTGAAAGTTAGGTAAAGGTTTTTGTAAAAATGGTGACATGAACACAGGGGTCCCTCCATCCTGGGAACTGCGGGTGGAATAGATCCAAGATAAATACCCACTTTTCAGCCCACTTATTTACTTCTAACTTGTTACAAGAAGAATATATGTTACGTTTGTAGTTAACAAAAAGAATCACTAAACCAGGGGTACGAGGTTCACCTTACCCGAGAACTGTGTTACTGGATGCTCCCCGGAAAGGTGACaccacattttgtgtgtgtgtgtgtgtgtgtgtgtgtgtgtgtgtgtgtaagtcttGTAGAAGAGGCATGCATCTTACCATTAAGTAGTGTTTGTGTACTAACTTCCTGGGAGCATCAGGCATGCCACAGACAAATTTGGGGCTGGATGGGCTATGAGTCAAAACACGTGCTCCCCAATGGAAGCCTCTCGGATCTGGGCACTAGCCGCCGGAACTCAAACAGATTTCCGCAGAATTTCTCCAGGAAACCTTCGTGTGGGGCAGAGACGGGCGCTCTGTCCAGTGGCTGCTTTCTAATCTGCTGTCATGTTTGAGACCCTGGCCTTTCCTTCCCGGAAATGAGCCTTCGTCCCTGCAAGGTGGCGCCAGAGGCCTGGCCAAGGCGGAGGCGCAGGCGGAGCGGGAGCCCCCAGCGGAGGAGCCTGGGCCCAGGTCCCAGGCCAGGCGGCAACCCGAGGCAGGGCCTGGCTCAGAGCCGCTCCCGGCCTCTAAGCACGAGTCAGAGCAGTTCTTCGGTGGAAGACAGGAACCCGAGATGACTTGGGCTTAGGGGCAGTTGCCAGTGCCCACTGGGGCGCCCCATTCACATCCGGTGTCAGTGAGGGGGGATTCCTCGCTGCCAGCATCACCGTCGGAAAACCAGGTGTCCGAGAGACCCCGTTGCCACACCGACTGCCTGGaggcgcccctctcctgcctcttccaAAGGCTGGGATGCGAAGAGGGCGCGCACCCCTGGATCTTCCTGCTGGTGCCCATGGTGCTGACGGCCGCTCTGGGCACCGGTTTGATATACCTGCCCAAGGATGTAGAAGAAAACCTTGAGGAGCCGTACACCCCAATAGGGAGCCCAGCCAAGGCCGAGTGGTGCTTTGTGCAGGAACGCTTCACCGCCAACGACTCTTACCACTTCTCCATCTCCAGGAAGAGCACCGAGGTCTATTTCGCTTGTATGCTAGCGGTCTCCAACACCACCTCCCTGCTAGAACCAGCAATCTTATCAGAAGTTAGTAAAGTGGATGACGTGATCCAGGATCTGTATGCGATGGGAGAAAACGGAACCCAGATCCACTACAATCAGGTGTGTGCCAAGCCCCAGGGTCTCTGCGTGCCTTCCAACCCACTCCTGTATGCCTGGCAGATGAACAGGGACCTCGACCTGAGAAATGTCACTTTCCCAATCTACAACCACACCGGTCAGCCCATCTACCTGGCTGGCACCATTGGAGGAACATTCTTAGGTGAGAGGATGGGAATGAACCAGTTACTCCTGGAAGCCAAAGCCGTGAGGCTGCTCTACTACCTGAAAACTGAGGATGGAGAGGACAACGAGCATAGTAAGAAATGGTTGACCCATTTTGTGAACCAATTTAGCAACATTGAAAAGAGTCTGGCCTCGAAGAGGATCCAGGTATCTGGTGGCTGAGTTTTATAGGGAGACcaggagaaggtgggaggggtAAGAACACGTTTTCCAAGTAGTAGCACTCCTGGATTATTTATTGGAGTCCTTGACTTGCAGCTGGGAGTGCTCTACTCTGTTTGACACTTAATCCAACTTCCTTAATCTCACACACCAAAGGATGCCACACAGCATAAATCCTTAATAATATTCTGGTGGAAAACACAAATCCTACATCCTTAAGGTAGGTCTGCTCAGTGCAGACATTGATTATCAGGTTTTCCAgtcaaattactttaaaatccttCCTCTTAAAGTCTTTGCTATTTTGGGGGAACCCTCTGAAATGTGTTTGGGGTTCGttggaataaaagcaaaaaacttttaaaaagttccatGGTATTATTGAAAGGAGAATTAGCTCACCGTTTACCAAGTAAGTTATATAGCCTAGTGCCAGGCACATGCTAGCTATTCTGTAACTAATAGTTGTGAATAAGCCTGGTCAAAGTGAGACAACTATTGGAAAAATACCAGATCCTTCTGAAATATCgatgaaattaaaatagtaaaagacAACGACCtactaaaattttagaaaaagccaCAATTTCTGTAATTATGAATCGTTTCACAATCTTAGGTAGATCTCAGATTTTGTGTATTCAGGAGGTTTAAACTTGGGTTTCTGAAAGAAACTTTGGAAAGCGTGCCACAGATTTGTGGGAAGAAGCACACCTATGTTAATCTTCTTTATTCTAAAATCACGATTCACATATTTTGATCTTTTACTAAATCTTAACCTGTTTCAATCAGTAAGCTATAGTGTTTCAATAGGGTTTGTAACTCACACAAATATTGGAATGAGAAGTTATTTACTTGACTAAATTTTTGTGGCAGGTGGTCTACTTTACATCAATTCCTACACAACTGGAACTTGAAGCAACTTTGATGACAGTGATCCCTTTGTTTCACTTGGCATACCTTCTAATCATATTATTTGCAATACTATCATGCTACAGGTGAAATGGTTTCATTGTTTCTTAACTctttttaacagatatttttgggtggcaaaatacatataaatgatataaaatatgccaatctaatcatttttaagtgtatatttcagtggcattaattacattcacactgttgtgcaaccatcacaactatctggttttttttcctcatttttatgtttctacgtttatttatttttgatagagagagacagagcacaagtgggggaggggcagagagagaaggagacagaattggaagcaggctccaagctctgagctgtcagcacatagcctgccacggggctcgaacccacaaaccgggagatcgtgacctgagccgaagttggacgcttaatgagccacccaggcaccccacaactgTCTGTTTCTAAATCTTTCCATCCCCCTAAACAGAAACTGTATAACCCTTAGGCAGTAATTCTCCATGGCCTCCCCCCAGTCCCGGCTAACCTTCatctgctttctatctctatgaatttgcttattctagagatttcatataagtggaatcacacaatatttgtacttttgtgactggcttatttcacttggcataatgttttcaaggttcctcTATATCCTAGCACGTATCaaaacttcattcatttttatgactggTATTTCACCGTATACATACAGCACTGTTTGTTTATACACTGaactgttgatgggcacttggaatgtttccactttttggcttttgtgaataatgctgcaacgaACATTgatgtacaaatattttcttgagctcctgttttcaattattttcagtATATACCTGGGAATGGAATTGGTGGGTGGAGTGATAATTCTATGTTCAGTTCTTTGAAGAACCGCCAAATCCTACCAGCAAGGTataaaggttccaatttctccgcatcctcaccaacacttgttttttgttttattgataatAGTCAACTTAATAGTGACAAagtgtggtttgatttacatttccccaaTTACTAATGATcttaagtatcttttcatgtgtttattggccatatgtacatctttggagaaatgtctatgcaagtcctttgcccattttttaatttggttgtctttttgtttttgagtccTATTGTTGGCGAGTACTTTGTATatttggttttaagtttatttttttttatttcgagagagaagaagtatgaatgggggagggtcagaaagagaggagagagagagaatcccaatcaggctccacactgccagcacagagcctgatgcggggcctgaacccacaaaccatgagatcatgacctgagctgaagtcggatattcaactgactgaatcacccagacaCCTcagtattttgtatgttttaaatattaaacctttatcagatatatgatttataaatattttctctcactctgtgtactgtctcttcactttcttgataatgtctttAATGcacaagagtttttaattttgatgaaatccactttatcttattttgttcttttgctacTTATACTTATATCTAAGAATCCATCGACAAGTTCAATGTCATGCACATTTGCCCTGTGTTTCcgtctaagagttttatggttttagcctTCATATTTAGGTTGTTGATCAATTTTTAGTTCACTTTTGTATATGTAGTGTGAGTAGGGGTTTAACTTCATTCTTGTGCATGGAAATCCATGTGGAAATCCATGTTTCCATGTTGATTGCTGGAAATCCAGTTTTCCAAGTCCCATGTGATGAACAGACTATTCTTTCCCAGTTGATTGGACTTGGCATCCTTGTAAACAATCAATTGGTTGtagatgtatgggtttatttctggactctaaatTATATGCCATGAGCCTACATGTCTGTTGATGTGCcactaccacactgttttgattcctGTAGCTTTGTTATGAGTTTTGAAATCTGGAAATCTCAGCCCTCCAATTTTTATCGtctttttcatgattattttggATATCTAGGacccttgcaattccatatgaatttgagggttggcttttccatttctggggtggggggaaggtcattgaaattttgataaagattgtgttgaatctgtaggttgTTTTAAGTgagattaacattttaacaatactgtcTTCCTCCCCGTGAACTAAGGTTGCATTTCAATTAACTTAggtcttctttagtttctttcactaGATTTTTGTAGCTTtctgtctttcacctccttggttaaatttatttctaaatattttattcttttagacactaaatggaattgcttttttcatttcatttttggattgttcattgcgcatatatagaaacacaactggtATTTGTGTGTGgatcttgtatcctgcagctttgctcaATTTGTTTATTAACTCTATTAGTTTTATTGTGGTTTCTTGGGAATTTTCATATATAGAATCATGTAATCTGTGAAAAGGGATGTTAtacttcttcatttccaatttagattccttttatttccatttcttatttaattcctCTGGATAGCACTTCCACTTCAATGTCAAGTGTCATTGGTGAAAGTGGGcatctttatcttgttcctgattttgaAGGGAAATCTTTCAGCTTTCACTTTGGATTATATTGTTAGATATTCACTTCTTATAATGGTCCCTATCattttgaggaagttcctttctattccttgtttttgagggttttttttttttaatcataattgggtgttggattttgtcacatgtcttttttgcatctattgagatgatcgtgtAGATTTTATCCTTTGTTCTGTTAGTGTGATATGTTACTTGATTGATTTTTCccatgttgaaccattcttgcattcctgggataaatcctagTCGGTAATGATGTATAATCTTTTTAACGTGCTATTGAATTGGGTTTGCAGAATATTATTAAGGACATTTGAATCTACATTCATAAGatattgatctatagttttcttcttgtaatctTTGTCTGGGATTGGTATCAGTATAAtgttggtctcatagaatgagttagagagtgtttcttccttttcaactttTTGGAAGGACTTGAGAAGGATCGGTGTTACTTCTTCTTTACATGTTTAgtaaaatttaccagtgaagccatctggtcttggacttttctttttgggttgtttttgattactgattcagtcttttTACTTATTCAATGtctgttgagattttctatttcatcttgagTCAGTTTAGGTCATTTacgtgtttctagaaatttgtgcATTTCATATAGTTTGTTGGCATAAGTTGTTTatagtgttctttatttttttaatgtttatttacttttgagagggagtcacgagagggagagaggtggtggggggtgggggcagaggatccaaagtgagctctgcactgacagcagtgagccccatgcagggctcaaaaccatcaatcgtgagatcatgacctgagacaaagtcggagctcaaccaactgagccacccagacaaccctaTAGTGTTCTTTTATAATCCTTCATGTTTCTCTAAGGTTAGTAGTAATGTCTTCAATTTCATTTCTGATGTagttatttctgtcttcttttttctttgtcactctAGATAAGAGTTTAtcaatttgttgatctttttaaataatcaatttttGGCTTTGTTGGTTCTCTCCATTGTTTTTCTAGTCTCAATTGCATATATCTCTATTctaatcttttcatttccttccttgttagctttgggttttgttttgttttattttgtttctatttctgcgATATGTCTAGTACCGTAAGGTGATTgaagaccttttttttcttttttaatgtagtataAATTTACCTATGAGCACTGGTGTTGCTATATCCTGTAAGTTATGTTTTgttgtgtctttattttcatttgttgctaagtattttctaatttcccttgtgatttcttctttgacccattggttatttgATAGAGGGTTGCTTAATttccattcattttgaattatccAGTTTTCCCTCTATTATTGATTTGTAGCTCCATTCCATTGTTGGTTAAAAAGACACATTGggtaatttcaatatttttacattttcagacttgttttgtgacctaacatatgcTCTATTCCAGAGAATGTTTCATGTTCACTTGAgaataatgtatattcttctaTCATTGGGTTGAGTGTTGTATATATCTCTGTAAGGTCTAATTTATTTAGTGTTGTccatttcttctgtt
Coding sequences:
- the LOC115528049 gene encoding patched domain-containing protein 3-like; translated protein: MGYESKHVLPNGSLSDLGTSRRNSNRFPQNFSRKPSCGARGLAKAEAQAEREPPAEEPGPRSQARRQPEAGPGSEPLPASKHESEQFFASPSENQVSERPRCHTDCLEAPLSCLFQRLGCEEGAHPWIFLLVPMVLTAALGTGLIYLPKDVEENLEEPYTPIGSPAKAEWCFVQERFTANDSYHFSISRKSTEVYFACMLAVSNTTSLLEPAILSEVSKVDDVIQDLYAMGENGTQIHYNQVCAKPQGLCVPSNPLLYAWQMNRDLDLRNVTFPIYNHTGQPIYLAGTIGGTFLGERMGMNQLLLEAKAVRLLYYLKTEDGEDNEHSKKWLTHFVNQFSNIEKSLASKRIQVVYFTSIPTQLELEATLMTVIPLFHLAYLLIILFAILSCYR